A single Drechmeria coniospora strain ARSEF 6962 chromosome 03, whole genome shotgun sequence DNA region contains:
- a CDS encoding NADH:ubiquinone oxidoreductase 11.6kD subunit, which produces MALTRLAARAVRCTRQPVLASRTFSVSSRRRGGGHGNESQFDPPAGWLWGIKPGEKPEAEGWEWPMYLFCGSLLATGIALAFKPDTTVSTWALEEARRRLEADGILTDPSPEKKE; this is translated from the exons ATGGCTTTGACACGACTCGCGGCACGTGCCGTCCGCTGCACCCGCCAGCCCGTCCTGGCCTCCCGCACcttctccgtctcctcccgacgacgaggcggcggccacggcaaTGAGTCACAGTTCGATCCTCCGGCCGGTTGGTTGTGGGGTATCAAGCCCGGCGAGaagcccgaggccgagggctgGGAGTGGCCCATGTACCTCTTTTGCGGGagcctcctcgccaccggTATTGCCTTGGCGTTCAAGCCCGACACGAC CGTTTCTACCTGGGCACTCGAGGAAGCACGACGAAGGTTAGAGGCAGACGGTATCTTGACCGACCCCTCAccggagaagaaggagtGA
- a CDS encoding branched-chain amino acid aminotransferase, cytosolic has translation MRAASLARGALRTVARPSRTLPASWPCRRFSIKAEAASSSEQHILDASRLSVTKTSQPKKLSNPEDLVFGQEFTDHMLAIEWNKDDGWLEPRITPYQNLSLDPATCVFHYAFECFEGMKAYKDKNGKVRLFRPDKNMARLNKSAARIALPTFEPSSFIDLISKLTKLDARFIPDQRGYSLYLRPTMIGTQKTLGVGPPGSALLYVIASPVGPYYPTGFKAVSLEATDYAVRAWPGGVGDKKLGANYAPCIVPQLQAASRGYQQNLWLFGDEEYVTEVGTMNMFVAMRNRETGQKELLTAPLDGTILEGVTRDSVLELARQRLVPEGWKVAERKFTMREIYEASQEGRLLEAFGSGTAAIVSPIRTIAWKGKQVDCGLKEHEESGEIALKVKEWMEAIQYGDEEHEWSYRIE, from the exons ATGCGAGCGGCAAGCCTTGCGCGTGGCGCCCTTCGGACCGTCGCCAGGCCTTCGCGGACGCTTCCAGCCTCGTGGCCCTGTCGGCGGTTCAGcatcaaggccgaggccgcgtcgtcgtcggagcagCACATCCTCGACGCTTCGAGGCTCTCCGTCACCAAGACCAGCCAGCCCAAGAAATTGAGCAATCCGGAGGACCTTGTATTCGGACAAGAGTTTACCG ACCACATGCTTGCCATCGAGTGGAACAAGGACGACGGCTGGCTGGAACCGCGCATCACGCCGTACCAGAACCTGTCTCTCGACCCTGCAACCTGCGTCTTCCACTATGCCTTTGAGTGCTTCGAGGGAATGAAGGCCTACAAGGACAAGAACGGCAAGGTGCGCCTGTTCCGACCGGACAAGAACATGGCCCGTCTCAACAAGTCTGCCGCCCGCATCGCGCTGCCGACCTTTGAGCCTAGCAGCTTCATCGACCTCATCAGCAAGCTCACGAAGCTGGACGCACGTTTCATCCCCGATCAGCGCGGCTACTCCCTCTATCTTCGACCGACCATGATTGGTACGCAAAAGACGCTGGGTGTCGGCCCGCCGGGGTCAGCCCTGCTCTATGTCATCGCCTCGCCCGTTGGCCCCTACTACCCCACGGGCTTCAAGGCCGTCTCGCTCGAGGCCACGGACTACGCCGTTCGCGCCTggcccggcggcgtcggtgacAAGAAGCTCGGTGCCAACTATGCCCCCTGCATTGTGCCTCAGCTGCAGGCCGCCAGCCGAGGATACCAGCAGAACCTGTGGCTctttggcgacgaggagtaCGTCACCGAGGTTGGCACCATGAACATGTTTGTCGCCATGAGGAACAGGGAGACGGGCCAGAAAGAGCTCCTCACCGCCCCtctcgacggcaccatccTCGAGGGCGTCACCCGAGACTCCGTCCTGGAGCTTGCCCGCCAGCGGCTCGTCCCCGAAGGCTGGAAGGTGGCCGAGCGCAAGTTCACCATGCGGGAGATTTACGAGGCCTCGCAGGAGGGCCGACTTCTGGAGGCCTTTGGCTCCGGCACGGCGGCCATCGTCAGCCCGATCCGGACGATTGCGTGGAAGGGCAAGCAGGTTGACTGCGGCCTCAAGGAGCACGAGGAATCGGGCGAGATTGCGCTCAAGGTCAAGGAGTGGATGGAGGCGATCCAGTATGGCGATGAGGAGCACGAGTGGAGCTACCGGATTGAGTAG